The following are from one region of the Polycladomyces subterraneus genome:
- a CDS encoding zinc ribbon domain-containing protein gives MEEEKQTRPNGCPKCGCREVKTDRIAVTGSGLSRFFDVQNREFLVVSCVGCGYSEFYRKTSSTLAEVVDFFFGK, from the coding sequence ATGGAAGAAGAGAAACAAACACGCCCCAACGGTTGTCCCAAATGCGGGTGCCGGGAAGTAAAGACGGACCGAATTGCCGTGACGGGTTCTGGATTGAGTCGGTTTTTTGATGTGCAGAACCGCGAGTTTTTGGTCGTTTCCTGTGTAGGGTGTGGGTACTCCGAGTTTTACCGGAAAACTTCCTCTACCCTGGCGGAAGTAGTGGATTTCTTTTTCGGGAAATAG
- a CDS encoding TadE/TadG family type IV pilus assembly protein, producing MKANVLFKALKARKGSVTIEFVFLIPLFIFMALFLWQVALAGLAVIQTESALRDAVRVAAVTGDVNKARQQAYSSFGSSANYNLSKVNVSINDDQAVATATTEIHLLFLKSQSISYTDSARAPVID from the coding sequence GTGAAAGCGAATGTGCTTTTCAAAGCTCTCAAAGCAAGAAAAGGATCGGTAACCATAGAGTTTGTCTTTTTGATCCCTCTCTTTATCTTTATGGCACTATTCCTTTGGCAGGTGGCATTGGCAGGTTTGGCAGTCATTCAGACTGAATCTGCATTAAGGGATGCTGTCAGGGTGGCGGCGGTTACCGGGGATGTGAATAAAGCAAGACAGCAAGCCTATTCATCCTTTGGTAGTTCGGCAAACTATAACCTCAGTAAAGTTAATGTGAGTATCAATGATGATCAAGCTGTGGCGACCGCTACTACGGAAATCCATCTGTTGTTTTTGAAATCACAGTCGATCTCCTATACGGATTCAGCTCGGGCTCCGGTGATCGATTGA
- a CDS encoding nitrate/nitrite transporter translates to MRSFLRAGHLPSLLSAFLYFDVSFMVWVLLGALGVMVAQDLNLNATQKGLMVAVPILGGSIFRIIMGLLTDRIGAKRTGLIGMTATMVPLCLLWLTGTNLPQVIAAGFLLGIAGASFASAIPLASRWYPPKYRGLAMGIAGAGNSGTVFAVWFAPRLAEVFGSWHAVFGLAMIPIGLVMVIFALFAKDSPDQLPAQPLHSYFAVWKEKDAWLFCFFYSVTFGGFVGFSSFLPILIHDQYGLNQIEASSFVTACVFAGSFVRPIGGWLADRVGGIRMLLILFSVITCLVAYAAQLPPFSWMMGLLIMMMMGLGMGNGAVFQLVPQRFAKEIGVITGMVGAAGGIGGFYLPFGLGALKDMTGTYAAGLWAIAAVVALAFISMWVVSRRWRREWARESVGNIAA, encoded by the coding sequence GTGCGCTCGTTTTTGAGAGCTGGACATTTGCCTAGTTTGTTGTCAGCATTTTTGTATTTTGATGTCAGTTTCATGGTGTGGGTGTTGTTAGGTGCTTTGGGTGTGATGGTGGCCCAAGACCTCAATTTGAATGCCACACAAAAAGGACTGATGGTGGCGGTGCCGATCCTGGGCGGTTCCATTTTCCGCATCATCATGGGACTTTTGACCGACCGGATCGGTGCCAAGCGCACCGGTCTGATCGGAATGACTGCCACAATGGTGCCACTTTGTTTGCTGTGGTTGACGGGCACCAATTTACCACAGGTGATTGCCGCCGGTTTTCTGCTGGGGATTGCCGGTGCCAGTTTCGCCTCAGCCATTCCGTTAGCCAGTCGTTGGTACCCGCCGAAGTACCGGGGGTTGGCGATGGGGATTGCCGGAGCTGGTAATAGCGGTACCGTATTTGCTGTGTGGTTTGCTCCCCGGCTGGCGGAGGTGTTCGGCAGTTGGCATGCCGTGTTTGGATTGGCGATGATTCCGATCGGACTGGTTATGGTCATTTTTGCTCTTTTTGCCAAGGACTCGCCTGATCAACTTCCGGCACAACCGCTTCATTCGTATTTTGCTGTATGGAAAGAAAAAGATGCGTGGCTATTTTGCTTTTTTTACAGTGTCACGTTTGGTGGATTTGTCGGGTTTTCCAGCTTTTTGCCGATTCTGATTCATGATCAGTATGGGCTGAATCAGATAGAGGCGTCCAGTTTTGTGACGGCTTGCGTGTTTGCGGGTAGCTTTGTCCGTCCGATCGGCGGTTGGCTGGCTGATCGCGTCGGCGGAATTCGCATGTTGCTGATTCTCTTTTCCGTCATTACCTGCCTGGTGGCCTATGCTGCTCAATTGCCACCGTTTAGCTGGATGATGGGGCTGTTGATCATGATGATGATGGGGCTGGGTATGGGCAACGGTGCCGTATTCCAGTTGGTGCCCCAGCGGTTTGCCAAGGAGATCGGCGTGATCACCGGGATGGTTGGGGCAGCTGGTGGCATCGGTGGATTTTATCTACCATTTGGTTTGGGTGCGCTTAAGGACATGACTGGGACCTATGCAGCTGGTTTGTGGGCGATTGCGGCTGTGGTGGCATTGGCGTTCATCTCAATGTGGGTGGTCAGCCGGCGTTGGCGCCGTGAGTGGGCACGTGAATCGGTCGGCAACATTGCGGCGTGA
- a CDS encoding ANTAR domain-containing response regulator: MNIWVLHEQPFTMSAGAYVDSLRRAGLSITAVDEKMLETGVPDAVMLVYPSEGWKRRATAVSEKCPWVLMLDRGGLPQADEWEEIRHPSAVIATTMDIRHAVWAIQQGVYQAKERAAWQKRIQQLERRLAQRAVIDRAKGKLMDERRWTEERAYHYLRQTAMNERKTMQQVAYEVLSAKRQPIFAGSTTRTIRAGSGKWN, translated from the coding sequence TTGAATATCTGGGTGTTGCATGAGCAGCCGTTTACGATGTCGGCAGGTGCTTATGTGGACAGTCTGCGCCGGGCGGGGCTTTCCATCACCGCCGTGGATGAAAAGATGTTGGAAACAGGTGTTCCCGATGCGGTCATGTTGGTCTATCCATCGGAAGGATGGAAACGTCGGGCCACAGCGGTTTCGGAAAAATGCCCATGGGTGTTGATGTTGGATCGAGGAGGTCTGCCACAAGCGGATGAATGGGAGGAAATCCGCCATCCGTCCGCTGTTATTGCGACGACGATGGACATTCGTCATGCCGTTTGGGCAATCCAGCAAGGCGTGTACCAAGCGAAGGAACGAGCCGCTTGGCAAAAGCGCATCCAACAGTTGGAACGCCGTTTGGCCCAACGTGCCGTGATTGATCGGGCCAAGGGGAAGCTGATGGACGAGCGGAGATGGACGGAGGAGCGAGCCTACCATTATTTGCGGCAAACGGCGATGAACGAGAGGAAGACGATGCAGCAAGTCGCCTATGAAGTGTTGTCAGCGAAACGACAACCCATTTTTGCAGGTTCCACGACCCGTACCATACGAGCTGGTTCGGGCAAATGGAATTAA
- a CDS encoding Imm1 family immunity protein, whose translation MERKLIIESSDNVIYNPTWDQVFEFLRKLDGETVTYVALQISGVGKMIAGGGDIQEEKGNIRYYLVEFFEEPFDGTSVAVKNPMGDPEEYIFLSVQGADIDPPEDFCVLFSDVVAAFEFFYHHGKLNPDLTWQ comes from the coding sequence ATGGAGAGAAAGTTGATAATTGAAAGTTCTGATAATGTGATCTATAATCCTACCTGGGATCAGGTCTTTGAATTCTTACGAAAACTCGATGGTGAAACAGTAACGTATGTTGCATTGCAAATATCAGGAGTGGGGAAAATGATCGCAGGTGGTGGAGATATACAAGAAGAAAAGGGCAATATACGCTATTATTTAGTAGAGTTTTTTGAAGAACCATTTGACGGCACTTCAGTAGCGGTGAAAAATCCAATGGGTGATCCTGAGGAGTATATATTCCTTTCCGTTCAGGGCGCGGATATAGATCCCCCAGAAGATTTTTGTGTGTTATTTTCAGATGTAGTAGCTGCATTTGAATTTTTTTATCATCATGGTAAGCTTAATCCTGATTTAACATGGCAATAA
- a CDS encoding DHA2 family efflux MFS transporter permease subunit, whose translation MADHIPTPPTEQRENGGVENRLAATVVLIIAVFMAVLDMSIVNVALPSMMTEFGVDTSDIQWVITAYTLVVGTLVPITGFVSDRFGYKRVFMLALVLFTVGSFLCGLAWNNASMILFRIIQGLGGGALMPVSMAMIFRMFPPERRGTAMGFFGIAIMFAPAVGPTLSGYLTEYLNWRLIFYINVPIGILDLFLAMFLLKELAHGSRQRFDLWGFLTSTLGFSTLLYGLGIVPDKGWTDPEVIGFLSVAIVSLVVFVLIEWNIDQPMLDLKLIRNGAFFVSLAIVSITSIALFVPLFMIPLFLQNISGLSPIDTGLLLLPQALVTGLMMPIAGFLFDRIGARWPAVIGLCLTAYSLYLTHFLDVNTSHSTLVWWMVLRGIGVSLLMMPVTTSGMNAVPSEKVGQATAINNTFRQVSASFGIAWATLLLSHRQAYHAAVGAEQFSLFSPQANETLQQLQNMFSAMGQPLFQAKASALGLLMGQIHAHAMVQAMDDVFWVTMWITIATIVLAFFLKNGGNGAKRRSIMG comes from the coding sequence ATGGCTGACCACATCCCGACCCCGCCGACAGAGCAACGTGAAAACGGTGGTGTGGAAAACCGATTAGCGGCAACCGTTGTGCTGATCATCGCCGTTTTCATGGCTGTATTGGACATGAGTATCGTCAACGTGGCGTTGCCCAGTATGATGACGGAGTTTGGCGTGGATACGTCCGATATTCAGTGGGTAATTACCGCCTATACGCTGGTGGTGGGGACGCTCGTGCCCATCACCGGATTTGTCAGCGATCGGTTCGGATACAAGCGGGTCTTTATGCTGGCGTTGGTCCTGTTTACCGTCGGATCGTTTCTTTGCGGATTGGCTTGGAATAACGCCTCAATGATCCTGTTTCGCATTATTCAAGGGCTTGGCGGCGGGGCGTTGATGCCGGTTTCGATGGCGATGATTTTCCGGATGTTCCCGCCGGAACGGCGCGGGACGGCAATGGGCTTTTTCGGGATCGCCATCATGTTCGCACCCGCGGTGGGGCCGACGCTGAGCGGATATCTGACAGAATACCTTAATTGGCGGCTGATCTTCTACATCAACGTACCGATCGGCATCTTGGACCTTTTCCTGGCGATGTTTCTGTTGAAGGAGTTGGCCCACGGCAGCCGGCAACGGTTTGATCTGTGGGGATTTCTCACCTCGACGCTGGGATTTTCCACGTTGCTGTACGGATTGGGGATCGTGCCGGACAAAGGATGGACCGACCCGGAAGTGATCGGATTTTTGTCGGTGGCCATCGTTTCGCTGGTCGTGTTCGTCCTGATTGAGTGGAACATCGATCAGCCGATGCTGGACTTGAAATTGATCCGCAACGGTGCTTTCTTCGTATCGCTCGCGATTGTCAGCATCACCAGCATCGCCCTGTTTGTGCCGCTGTTCATGATCCCGTTGTTTTTGCAGAATATCTCGGGATTGTCCCCGATTGACACCGGATTGCTGCTGCTGCCTCAAGCGTTGGTGACCGGTCTGATGATGCCGATCGCCGGCTTTCTGTTCGACCGGATCGGGGCGCGCTGGCCAGCAGTGATCGGTTTGTGCCTGACGGCGTACTCGCTCTATTTGACCCATTTTCTCGATGTGAACACGTCTCATTCGACGCTTGTCTGGTGGATGGTACTTCGGGGCATCGGCGTCTCCTTGTTGATGATGCCGGTGACCACGTCCGGGATGAACGCGGTGCCCAGCGAAAAAGTGGGGCAGGCCACCGCTATCAACAATACGTTCCGTCAAGTGAGCGCCTCGTTCGGGATTGCGTGGGCGACGTTGCTGTTGTCCCATCGCCAGGCGTATCATGCGGCAGTTGGGGCTGAGCAGTTTTCGCTGTTTTCGCCGCAGGCGAATGAGACGTTGCAGCAACTCCAAAATATGTTTAGCGCGATGGGCCAGCCGCTGTTCCAGGCCAAGGCATCCGCTTTGGGCTTGTTAATGGGACAGATTCATGCCCACGCCATGGTACAGGCAATGGATGACGTGTTTTGGGTGACGATGTGGATCACCATCGCCACCATCGTATTGGCCTTCTTCTTGAAAAATGGAGGAAACGGAGCCAAGCGGCGGTCGATAATGGGATGA
- a CDS encoding SDR family NAD(P)-dependent oxidoreductase, translating into MSQYPASPRVLITGASGGIGYELAKRFARDGHDLILVARSEDKLRQLAEDLSRTHGVKADVIPQDLANPSGPDAVLRSVREQGWNVEILANNAGFGLYGFFAETDWQKEMDMIQVNIMALTHLTKHFLPDMIQRGRGKILNVASTASFQPGPLMAVYYATKAYVLSFSEAIANELKGTGVTVTTLCPGPTETGFVARANLEQSKLFRINKVMDAATVAEIGYRGLMRGDRVVIPGLHNWLLAQSVRFLPRKAVTAVVRKISERAE; encoded by the coding sequence ATGAGCCAATACCCTGCCTCCCCGCGCGTCCTGATCACAGGTGCTTCTGGCGGAATCGGTTATGAGCTGGCCAAACGCTTCGCCCGAGACGGCCACGATTTGATCTTGGTTGCACGAAGTGAGGACAAGTTGCGGCAGTTGGCGGAAGATTTGTCCCGAACACATGGGGTAAAAGCCGACGTGATTCCCCAAGATCTGGCCAATCCGTCCGGACCGGATGCAGTTTTACGGTCAGTGAGGGAACAAGGCTGGAACGTGGAAATTCTGGCCAACAACGCCGGCTTTGGTTTGTACGGGTTTTTCGCGGAAACCGATTGGCAAAAAGAAATGGACATGATTCAGGTCAACATCATGGCACTGACCCATTTGACCAAACATTTCCTTCCGGATATGATCCAACGAGGGCGGGGTAAAATCCTGAATGTCGCCTCCACCGCCTCCTTCCAACCGGGTCCGTTGATGGCCGTCTATTACGCGACCAAAGCGTATGTACTCTCCTTCTCCGAAGCGATCGCCAACGAGTTGAAAGGGACCGGCGTCACCGTCACTACACTTTGTCCGGGACCGACCGAGACCGGATTCGTTGCCCGCGCCAATCTGGAGCAGTCCAAGCTGTTCCGCATTAACAAAGTGATGGATGCCGCCACCGTTGCCGAGATCGGCTACCGCGGATTAATGCGGGGTGATCGAGTCGTCATTCCCGGTCTGCATAACTGGTTGCTGGCCCAATCCGTTCGCTTCCTGCCGCGAAAAGCCGTCACAGCCGTTGTGCGCAAAATCTCCGAACGTGCAGAGTAG
- a CDS encoding vWA domain-containing protein, giving the protein MRFGKWWSWIVVLLLVGGCALPLGADKPALKQAQTPKPKAQPMMDLSVKPSELLKRGDAHAMALVGPGKYGDDRYDRVKVEKELNKIPSNASPEEIYDKLIALLANDYRPYVKKYDNFKAYIETKTTPMPKEAKLAALPEGKRMNVVILLDDSSSMAGKVPGGVKLDLAKKAVKEFAAKFPEGANVSLRVYGHKGTNQPKDKALSCQRSEVIYSSSRYEGGRMQQALNRLKPGGWTPLAKAIQDAQRDLASRGGKGATNIVYVVSDGVETCGGDPVAAAQALHASNIQAVVNIIGFDVDDAGQRALKAVSDAGGGTFATVDNQTELEEAFDAEYNRLYDEWSRWGNENYDKVSKEGNRKYDELCKIANEFYDLKDQEINRLWDAKNYLDSKRGFNPDVGDMIIQRDLTLGKYILDTSDQLQDQVLKHQDEMQDAILEKQNKEQDRVLQKQSQ; this is encoded by the coding sequence GTGCGGTTCGGTAAATGGTGGTCCTGGATCGTGGTGCTACTACTAGTGGGTGGATGTGCGCTCCCACTGGGGGCGGACAAACCGGCGCTCAAACAGGCACAAACGCCGAAGCCGAAAGCGCAGCCGATGATGGATCTGTCGGTGAAACCGTCGGAGCTGTTAAAAAGAGGGGATGCCCACGCCATGGCGCTGGTGGGCCCGGGGAAATACGGTGACGACCGTTATGACCGGGTCAAGGTGGAAAAAGAGCTGAACAAAATCCCTTCCAACGCGTCGCCGGAGGAGATCTATGACAAACTCATCGCCCTCTTGGCCAATGATTACCGTCCTTATGTGAAGAAATACGACAACTTCAAAGCCTATATCGAGACAAAAACGACGCCCATGCCCAAAGAGGCAAAGCTGGCGGCCCTGCCTGAGGGAAAAAGGATGAATGTGGTCATCCTGTTGGACGACAGCAGTAGCATGGCGGGGAAGGTGCCGGGTGGCGTCAAATTGGATTTGGCCAAAAAGGCGGTCAAGGAGTTTGCCGCCAAATTCCCGGAAGGGGCGAACGTCTCACTTCGCGTCTACGGACATAAAGGGACCAATCAGCCCAAGGACAAGGCGCTTTCCTGCCAAAGAAGCGAGGTGATTTATTCTTCCAGCCGGTATGAGGGGGGTCGTATGCAACAGGCGCTAAACAGGTTGAAACCGGGTGGTTGGACCCCGCTTGCCAAGGCGATTCAGGATGCCCAGCGGGATTTGGCGAGCCGCGGCGGTAAAGGGGCGACCAACATCGTCTATGTGGTGAGCGACGGTGTGGAAACCTGCGGTGGGGATCCTGTGGCGGCGGCACAGGCGTTGCACGCATCCAACATCCAGGCGGTGGTCAATATCATCGGGTTTGATGTGGATGATGCGGGGCAACGCGCGTTGAAGGCGGTATCGGACGCAGGCGGCGGTACGTTTGCCACGGTGGACAACCAAACGGAGTTGGAAGAGGCGTTTGATGCGGAGTATAACCGGTTGTATGATGAGTGGAGCCGGTGGGGAAACGAAAACTACGACAAGGTTTCTAAGGAAGGAAACCGGAAATATGACGAGCTGTGCAAGATCGCGAATGAATTTTATGATTTGAAGGATCAAGAGATCAATCGATTGTGGGACGCAAAGAATTATTTGGATAGCAAACGGGGATTCAATCCGGATGTGGGGGATATGATTATACAGCGTGATTTGACGTTGGGTAAATATATTTTGGATACGAGTGACCAATTGCAGGACCAGGTCCTGAAACATCAAGATGAGATGCAGGATGCCATTTTGGAGAAGCAAAATAAAGAGCAAGACAGGGTATTGCAAAAACAGTCCCAGTAA
- a CDS encoding polymorphic toxin type 44 domain-containing protein, translated as MTSKRFRFILIAILLPLLFIVIHRVEFVFAAPPEIHPPEIHPPEINSPEVNPPQLKGKNGNFSEPSGFQENITHNNRVQLDFTNGDRSINFIHQEIIRNLKSEEFKKMKEDWSHWYTRPIALYRFYQMVKTNGPWDHKPQLQKLLGLKEQGGNYHYPIRGDNEHEYAYDLYSNIHYAYIGRAIGMPEWLLTKAANAHLPGVGRKDPGDDISVQIGYDLYDKHKDNPGEITPEEIRKAILAKRKDYEKVMDETWQMKKIEDGR; from the coding sequence ATGACCTCAAAACGATTTCGTTTCATTCTTATTGCTATTTTACTTCCTTTATTGTTCATTGTTATTCATCGCGTGGAATTTGTTTTTGCGGCCCCTCCGGAAATTCACCCACCGGAGATTCATCCGCCTGAAATAAATTCACCGGAGGTCAATCCTCCCCAATTGAAAGGAAAGAACGGAAACTTTAGCGAGCCTTCAGGATTCCAGGAAAATATAACTCATAATAATCGAGTACAGCTGGATTTTACAAATGGCGACCGATCGATTAACTTCATCCACCAAGAAATAATCCGCAATCTAAAAAGTGAAGAATTTAAGAAAATGAAAGAAGATTGGAGTCACTGGTATACACGTCCCATTGCACTGTACCGATTTTACCAAATGGTCAAAACCAACGGACCTTGGGATCACAAACCGCAGTTGCAAAAATTGTTGGGCTTAAAAGAACAGGGGGGTAATTATCATTACCCGATTCGAGGAGATAACGAACATGAATACGCATATGATTTGTATTCTAATATCCACTATGCATATATCGGAAGAGCTATAGGTATGCCGGAGTGGCTGTTAACAAAAGCGGCAAATGCGCATCTTCCAGGGGTGGGAAGAAAAGACCCGGGAGATGATATATCCGTTCAGATCGGTTACGACTTGTATGATAAACATAAAGATAATCCAGGAGAGATTACACCAGAGGAAATCAGGAAGGCAATCTTGGCGAAACGAAAAGATTATGAGAAAGTGATGGATGAGACTTGGCAAATGAAAAAAATAGAGGACGGTAGGTAG
- a CDS encoding MarR family winged helix-turn-helix transcriptional regulator — MGSTERPSMERLSKMLLRMARSFDAALEDEITPQKFLLLNNLLRMKKCKVNDLAQEVKLSSGATTLALNRLEKEGLILRSRDEEDRRIVWVELSEEGRSLILRLVEKRHRVWEKMLSALTPEEEQEFFRLLEKMVNQL, encoded by the coding sequence ATGGGTTCAACAGAAAGACCGAGTATGGAGCGGTTGAGCAAAATGTTGCTGCGTATGGCCCGTTCCTTCGATGCCGCATTGGAGGATGAGATCACGCCGCAGAAATTTTTGCTGTTAAACAATTTGTTGCGGATGAAGAAGTGCAAGGTGAATGATTTGGCCCAGGAAGTGAAACTCTCCTCGGGTGCGACCACCCTCGCGTTGAACCGTTTGGAGAAAGAGGGGCTCATCCTGCGTTCGCGGGATGAGGAAGATCGGCGCATCGTGTGGGTGGAGTTGAGCGAGGAGGGGCGGTCGCTTATCCTCAGGCTGGTGGAGAAGCGGCATCGGGTATGGGAGAAGATGTTGAGCGCATTGACCCCAGAGGAAGAACAGGAGTTCTTTCGCCTCCTGGAAAAAATGGTCAACCAATTATGA
- a CDS encoding helix-turn-helix domain-containing protein has protein sequence MDFPSRLKQLRRQKNLTQEQLGQQVGVTKVSISLYESGRRNPDLETITKIADVLEVSVDYLLGRTDAPDRTIAATAVGVGDPKICRWFEELLRAPQECREELKKIWDIIKKRR, from the coding sequence ATGGACTTCCCTTCGCGTCTGAAACAATTGCGGCGGCAAAAAAATCTGACTCAGGAACAGTTGGGACAACAAGTGGGCGTAACGAAGGTGTCCATTTCTCTATATGAGAGCGGGCGACGAAACCCAGACTTGGAAACGATCACCAAAATTGCCGACGTTCTGGAAGTATCGGTCGATTATCTGCTCGGTCGGACGGATGCCCCGGATAGAACAATTGCCGCGACGGCGGTTGGGGTGGGGGATCCGAAAATATGTCGTTGGTTTGAGGAGCTGCTCCGAGCTCCACAGGAATGTCGGGAAGAACTGAAGAAAATCTGGGACATTATCAAGAAACGCCGATAA
- a CDS encoding HlyD family secretion protein, with translation MIAIMIVFVIVVLGGGAAALYYMNEVQNYVLVDDAKVQGNLTMITAPVAGKITEWKVKEGQYVDKGDVVARIQTSPTQPGEAPQTVNVTAPQSGTVIQSKSETGDLVSPGTPLAMTTDLNQLYVVAEVDETKIQDVKQGNAVKISIDAFPDQTFTGKVEQIGLGTESTFSMVPNINTGGNYTEVVQRIPVKISLDGYAGARLVPGLNADVKIEK, from the coding sequence ATGATCGCTATTATGATTGTGTTTGTTATCGTCGTCCTCGGCGGCGGCGCCGCTGCATTGTACTACATGAATGAAGTGCAAAATTACGTTCTGGTGGATGACGCCAAAGTACAAGGAAACTTGACCATGATCACCGCGCCCGTTGCCGGGAAGATCACGGAGTGGAAAGTGAAAGAGGGTCAGTATGTGGACAAGGGGGATGTGGTGGCCCGGATTCAGACATCGCCGACGCAACCGGGCGAAGCGCCGCAAACCGTGAATGTCACTGCACCCCAGTCTGGTACGGTGATCCAGTCCAAATCCGAAACGGGTGATTTGGTGTCACCGGGCACGCCGCTCGCGATGACCACGGATCTGAATCAACTGTATGTGGTCGCTGAGGTGGATGAGACCAAAATTCAGGACGTGAAACAGGGGAATGCGGTGAAAATCTCGATCGATGCCTTCCCGGATCAAACCTTTACGGGCAAAGTGGAGCAGATCGGTCTGGGAACCGAGTCCACTTTCTCGATGGTACCCAACATCAACACCGGGGGCAATTATACGGAAGTAGTGCAACGTATTCCGGTCAAAATCTCGTTGGACGGATACGCTGGTGCCCGATTGGTCCCGGGGTTAAACGCGGACGTCAAAATCGAGAAATGA
- a CDS encoding MFS transporter, with protein MDDRTVRAWVMYDWANSAFATTVMATVMPIFFFDVAARNLGATKATAYWGYTQSLALVLIVLLSPVLGAIADAGRFKRRFLLWFTWIGIASSLLMATIESGEWLWASILVIFGTLGFSGGNVFYDAFLSDVVPENERDRISARGYAFGYIGGGILLALNLAIITFHDMLGITTLAATQASLFSVGIWWWLFSLPLFHHVHDRPLSGRPPTPAKRLAMEGFRTVWQTLRSLHRYPEMLKFLIAFWFFSDGINTIIKMATIYGREIGIGQTDLIAALLITQFVGIPFTLLFGRLADRFGPMPSLIGSLVIYLIIVMLGYFMSTALHFYILAILVGCVQGGSQALSRSIFSRLVPIHRNAEFFGFFGLSGKFAAVFGPAVFGLVGQWFGSSRMGILSIAMFFLVGILLLFAVDLEKGKTEAQTAEREAPAIPTTESPSAPI; from the coding sequence ATGGATGATCGCACCGTCCGTGCGTGGGTGATGTATGACTGGGCCAATTCCGCGTTTGCCACCACCGTCATGGCAACCGTGATGCCCATCTTTTTTTTCGACGTCGCCGCCCGCAATCTCGGCGCCACCAAAGCGACGGCATATTGGGGATATACTCAATCCCTCGCTTTGGTCCTGATCGTCCTGCTCTCTCCGGTTTTGGGTGCGATCGCTGACGCTGGTCGGTTCAAACGGAGATTTCTCCTTTGGTTCACGTGGATCGGGATTGCTTCGTCCCTGCTGATGGCCACGATTGAATCGGGTGAGTGGTTGTGGGCGTCGATCTTGGTCATCTTCGGCACATTGGGCTTTTCCGGCGGCAACGTGTTCTATGACGCATTTCTCAGCGATGTGGTGCCCGAAAACGAACGTGACCGTATCTCCGCGCGCGGTTACGCCTTTGGTTACATCGGCGGCGGCATACTACTCGCCCTCAACCTGGCCATTATCACATTCCACGATATGCTGGGCATCACCACTCTCGCTGCCACACAAGCATCCTTATTCAGCGTCGGAATCTGGTGGTGGCTGTTTTCCCTTCCCCTGTTCCACCATGTGCATGATCGACCGCTGTCCGGGCGCCCCCCAACGCCGGCAAAACGGCTCGCGATGGAAGGATTCCGTACTGTCTGGCAGACCCTGCGCTCCCTGCACCGATATCCGGAAATGCTCAAGTTTCTCATCGCCTTCTGGTTTTTCAGCGACGGGATCAATACGATCATCAAAATGGCCACCATCTATGGTCGGGAAATCGGGATCGGCCAGACGGATCTGATCGCCGCTCTGCTGATCACCCAGTTCGTGGGCATCCCCTTCACTCTGCTGTTCGGCCGTTTGGCCGACCGATTCGGCCCGATGCCATCGCTGATCGGATCACTGGTCATCTATTTGATCATCGTGATGCTGGGTTATTTCATGTCCACCGCACTTCATTTCTATATACTCGCCATCCTTGTCGGGTGCGTGCAGGGTGGCAGTCAGGCGCTGTCCCGTTCCATCTTCAGCCGTCTCGTCCCCATTCACAGGAACGCGGAATTCTTTGGCTTCTTCGGTTTATCCGGGAAGTTTGCCGCTGTTTTCGGTCCAGCTGTTTTCGGCTTGGTGGGGCAGTGGTTCGGCTCCAGCCGGATGGGCATCTTATCCATCGCGATGTTTTTCTTGGTGGGCATCTTGTTGCTGTTTGCGGTGGACCTGGAAAAAGGAAAAACCGAAGCGCAAACCGCCGAACGGGAAGCACCCGCTATTCCCACGACCGAAAGCCCTTCAGCTCCCATTTAA